A genomic region of Lytechinus pictus isolate F3 Inbred chromosome 2, Lp3.0, whole genome shotgun sequence contains the following coding sequences:
- the LOC129254637 gene encoding oligosaccharyltransferase complex subunit ostc-B-like, with protein MERLYALPFSVLECPHLKLKKPSWLHAPSAMTVYFVVLASYFLVTGGVIYDVIVEPPSVGSTTDENGHQKPVAFMPYRVNGQYIMEGLASSFLFTIGGLGFVVLDKSNSTVMPKLNRFLLLLVGFICILISFFMCRVFMRMKLPGYLQG; from the exons ATGGAACGACTTTATGCATTGCCCTTTTCTGTTTTGGAATGCCCACatttaaaactgaaaaaacCATCATGGCTTCATGCACCTTCTGCAATGACAGTTTACTTCGTTGTTTTAGCATCATACTTCTTAGTGACGGGAG GTGTAATCTATGATGTTATTGTTGAGCCTCCAAGTGTGGGATCTACAACAGATGAAAATGGACATCAAAAACCA GTTGCCTTCATGCCATACAGGGTGAATGGACAGTACATCATGGAGGGCTTGGCGTCTAGTTTTCTCTTTACCATCGGAGGGTTAGGCTTTGTCGTTCTCGATAAATCTAACTCAACTGTGATGCCCAAACTCAAccgttttcttcttcttctagtGGGCTTCATCTGTATCCTCATATCTTTCTTCATGTGTAGAGTATTCATGCGAATGAAGCTTCC AGGTTATCTTCAAGGGTAG